A single region of the Desmonostoc muscorum LEGE 12446 genome encodes:
- the dnaX gene encoding DNA polymerase III subunit gamma/tau has translation MSTVALHQKYRPQTIAELVGQPYIKTALTNAVKYLQIAPAYLFTGSRGTGKTSTARIFAKSLNCLNTKKPTDQPCGICQSCRSIETSNSLDVSEIDAASNNGVDDARALIERSTLAPVAGRYRIFILDECHCLTGNAFNALLKCIEEPPPHVVFILCTTELHKVLPTIVSRCQVFNFRTLSVQAIVQHLGIVADAESISIDDEALTAIARLSDGGLRDALQLLGQVSLLDEDITANHVMEIAGGVTQTELMSILQAISTNNTFNLLQVARLLVDSGKTPKLILSNLLQTYRDLLIIKSAPKEQSLLTGCVSYAQLKALANHWNFETLNLSLAELQKAENYLRYTVNAAVWLEVCLLNLIPSLLPLPVSATKTLTAKPVNDGKLLPTVGVYTTNKVTAKPIDDKLLPTVAANTANLAQIWQQVMDTAKPSNQKLLAHANLVKLQGDKAILEVTPAYLNKFESSKEAIAKMLQRATQSQQPITVLIKTADLNINGRVKA, from the coding sequence ATGTCTACAGTCGCCCTACATCAAAAATATCGACCCCAGACAATAGCCGAATTAGTTGGACAGCCCTACATCAAAACTGCTCTGACTAATGCTGTCAAATACCTGCAAATTGCACCCGCTTATTTATTCACAGGTTCTAGAGGCACAGGTAAAACCTCAACTGCTCGGATATTTGCTAAATCCCTCAATTGCCTCAACACTAAAAAACCAACTGACCAACCTTGTGGTATTTGTCAATCCTGCCGTTCAATTGAAACCAGTAATAGCCTAGATGTCAGTGAAATTGATGCTGCTTCTAATAATGGTGTAGATGATGCCCGTGCTTTAATTGAGCGCAGTACCTTAGCACCTGTTGCAGGACGTTACCGAATTTTTATTCTAGATGAGTGCCATTGTCTAACCGGTAACGCCTTCAATGCCTTACTTAAGTGTATTGAAGAACCACCACCTCATGTTGTTTTCATTCTCTGCACAACAGAACTGCACAAGGTATTACCTACTATTGTCAGCCGTTGTCAAGTGTTTAATTTCCGCACTTTGTCTGTTCAGGCAATTGTGCAGCACCTCGGTATTGTAGCAGATGCAGAATCTATTTCTATTGATGATGAGGCACTAACAGCGATCGCACGACTCAGCGATGGTGGATTGCGGGATGCACTGCAATTACTGGGTCAGGTGAGTCTTTTAGATGAAGATATCACTGCTAATCATGTCATGGAAATCGCTGGTGGTGTGACCCAAACAGAATTAATGTCAATTTTACAGGCAATATCCACGAACAACACCTTTAACTTGCTGCAAGTAGCAAGACTTCTAGTCGACTCTGGTAAAACACCCAAATTGATTCTCTCTAATTTACTGCAAACATACCGAGATTTACTGATTATCAAGTCTGCACCCAAAGAGCAATCCCTGCTAACTGGTTGTGTTAGCTATGCTCAACTCAAGGCTTTAGCAAATCACTGGAATTTCGAGACGCTTAACTTGTCCCTAGCAGAGTTACAAAAAGCAGAAAACTATCTTCGGTACACAGTAAATGCTGCTGTGTGGCTAGAAGTTTGCTTACTGAACCTGATACCCAGTTTATTGCCTTTGCCTGTCAGTGCAACCAAGACGCTAACTGCCAAACCTGTCAATGACGGCAAGTTGCTACCGACAGTTGGAGTATACACCACAAATAAGGTGACAGCTAAACCTATAGATGACAAATTGTTACCAACAGTTGCAGCCAATACCGCTAACCTGGCTCAAATTTGGCAGCAGGTGATGGATACAGCTAAACCCAGCAATCAAAAGCTGTTGGCTCATGCAAATCTCGTTAAATTGCAAGGTGACAAGGCAATTTTAGAGGTTACACCAGCTTACCTGAATAAGTTTGAAAGTAGTAAAGAGGCGATCGCTAAAATGCTGCAACGAGCTACCCAAAGTCAACAACCAATAACTGTATTAATTAAAACTGCCGACCTCAATATTAATGGGAGGGTAAAAGCATGA
- the holA gene encoding DNA polymerase III subunit delta gives MIVLLTGDDQHAIQEQLNQYKAEIDAQWLTLCYHRFPADRLDQAISVARTRSLTGGKKLVIVENCHLKQWGDTELSTLQQLVQVPEFTILVFVATNVDKRLKIYKHIVKYAKLFEFPLIPPWRTDLIEKAIAIQAKKIKLVLSKNAVEYLAEAIGNDMTRAATELRKLYIYGKGRQLELAEVKELVPCQTQNSLQLASAIRQGESNQVLHLLDDLLSRSEPLMVIVATLLTQFRTWLWVKSAIVSGVKKDSELAQLCSISNPNRIYYLRQEVANTSINALAKAVTMMLDLEMSIKTGAEAKNLLPTILSLSSKFKLTPTM, from the coding sequence ATGATTGTCTTGCTGACAGGTGACGACCAACACGCCATCCAGGAACAGCTAAACCAATACAAAGCAGAGATTGATGCTCAATGGCTCACACTTTGCTATCACCGATTTCCAGCCGATCGCCTTGACCAAGCTATCAGTGTAGCTCGCACTCGTTCCCTGACAGGTGGTAAAAAACTGGTAATTGTGGAAAATTGCCACCTCAAGCAGTGGGGTGATACTGAGTTGTCAACCTTGCAGCAGCTTGTTCAAGTGCCTGAATTCACAATTTTGGTGTTTGTCGCCACCAATGTAGATAAGCGCCTGAAGATTTACAAACATATTGTCAAGTATGCCAAGTTGTTTGAGTTTCCATTAATACCACCTTGGCGTACTGATTTGATTGAAAAGGCGATCGCTATTCAAGCTAAAAAAATCAAGCTGGTGCTGTCAAAGAATGCGGTGGAATATCTAGCAGAAGCAATTGGTAACGATATGACTCGTGCAGCCACAGAGTTACGCAAACTGTATATCTATGGTAAGGGCAGACAACTTGAACTTGCAGAAGTAAAAGAGTTAGTGCCATGTCAGACTCAGAATAGCCTACAACTGGCATCTGCTATTCGCCAAGGAGAAAGCAATCAAGTTTTGCACCTGCTGGATGATTTACTGTCACGCTCTGAACCATTAATGGTGATTGTTGCTACTCTCCTAACGCAGTTTAGAACTTGGCTGTGGGTTAAGTCAGCGATCGTTTCTGGGGTTAAGAAAGATAGTGAATTAGCTCAACTGTGCAGTATCAGCAATCCTAATCGCATTTACTATTTGCGTCAGGAGGTAGCAAATACAAGCATCAATGCTTTAGCTAAGGCAGTAACTATGATGCTGGATTTGGAGATGTCTATTAAGACAGGTGCTGAAGCGAAGAATTTATTACCGACAATTCTTAGTCTTAGTAGTAAATTCAAGCTAACTCCAACAATGTAA
- a CDS encoding DEAD/DEAH box helicase: MTTPNYNALLQSFWTPPRTPITENSNSNNHPPEPTDIAEFLGEDLLWQQTIPAKEPNLKNIPNDLPNKLIKALQSLGITKLYSHQLQALQAIRQGKSLILTSPTASGKTLSTYPAILEGCINEEHRALAFYGLRALALDQFHKISELLSTIPTQSRPILAMITGDVKSEKREQILKSKPHILGVTPELIHFQLKQAWKSAHWANFYQRLRYVLLDEAHTLSGSYGANMSWLIRRIKLAVDHYGGDSKKLQFIFLSATCGNPKQLALKISGLKPTKLNPKPLIWIRKSGAASPSRQIIVTQPSYNLTGDTARIIQFLLNQGKSGIAFCNSRRSVRELTELLKLNQVAAFYSGITSERRAEVVDQLQSGTIKWIIATEALEAGIDLPELECCILRGWPGSKMAYQQRSGRAGRSQPGLTVLLPNALNPIDCYVAEHPEMLVSPEAEEVFFNDEYPIFAAKHLMCAAAETGIPTNKIKHYFGTAAYEVAKLLLAQGHLNKGRNGLWAKGYPHKDVNFRGGLSQTTIKLVDAESGEELEEISEDIAHREVHPQAIYKRQDANGRMLTYQCISLDLNSKQAILKQTADSSLFTVAVTESETSSLTVLTDPVKLPLLFSQLSEVDDCQEYLTLELSFGEVKHITSGYSLMTQIYEQTCLNKRCLNYKEPLPKERRCPLCSKLTRKAVIVKTLSEEKFEQPFRTQFSAPMVKVAINSSAREYLQHNTKETRTNLTRSGEPIPPGYQQLWEYSSTLIAIHSFGHQIMRALQLVARVDPKQVNFTVVKELGGENNNYTGYFYDTSDGGNGAAEAVFKHLPKLAGAAKAIARDCNCDTGCAKCIIQHGCPDGNTALLKQMGLLLLDAIASGRSETIASDKT, translated from the coding sequence ATGACCACGCCCAACTACAATGCCCTGCTACAAAGCTTTTGGACACCACCTCGTACACCCATTACAGAAAATTCCAACTCAAATAACCATCCCCCTGAACCAACAGATATTGCTGAATTTCTAGGTGAAGATTTACTCTGGCAACAGACTATCCCTGCCAAAGAACCTAATCTGAAAAATATCCCTAATGACCTACCAAATAAATTAATTAAAGCACTTCAATCATTAGGAATTACCAAACTTTACTCTCACCAACTTCAAGCCTTACAAGCAATTAGACAAGGTAAAAGTTTAATCCTCACCTCTCCCACAGCCAGTGGCAAAACTCTCAGCACATACCCCGCCATTCTAGAAGGTTGTATAAATGAAGAACATCGAGCATTAGCATTTTATGGACTACGAGCATTGGCGCTAGACCAGTTCCACAAAATCTCTGAACTCCTCTCTACCATACCAACACAATCCAGACCTATACTGGCAATGATCACTGGAGATGTCAAATCAGAAAAACGAGAACAAATTCTCAAGAGTAAACCGCATATTTTAGGTGTCACTCCAGAATTAATCCACTTTCAACTCAAGCAAGCCTGGAAATCCGCGCATTGGGCAAACTTTTATCAGCGATTGCGCTATGTACTGCTTGACGAAGCTCACACCCTCTCAGGTAGCTATGGCGCAAATATGTCCTGGCTGATTCGTCGCATTAAACTAGCAGTAGATCATTACGGTGGTGACTCCAAGAAACTGCAATTTATCTTCCTGAGTGCCACTTGTGGTAATCCTAAACAACTGGCTCTGAAAATCTCTGGCTTGAAACCCACTAAACTCAACCCCAAACCCCTGATTTGGATTCGCAAAAGTGGAGCCGCTTCACCATCTAGACAAATAATTGTCACTCAGCCCAGTTACAATCTGACTGGTGATACCGCTCGGATAATTCAATTTTTGCTCAATCAAGGTAAGTCAGGTATCGCCTTTTGTAACTCCCGTCGCAGCGTGCGGGAACTAACAGAATTACTCAAATTAAACCAAGTAGCCGCTTTCTACAGTGGCATAACTTCTGAGCGTCGCGCAGAAGTAGTTGACCAACTCCAGTCTGGCACGATCAAATGGATTATTGCCACAGAAGCATTAGAAGCTGGAATTGACCTGCCAGAGTTAGAATGTTGCATTTTGCGTGGCTGGCCAGGTTCCAAAATGGCATACCAGCAACGCAGTGGCCGCGCCGGACGTTCACAACCTGGATTGACAGTACTGCTTCCCAATGCTCTCAATCCCATAGACTGCTATGTAGCAGAACATCCAGAAATGCTGGTATCGCCAGAAGCTGAGGAAGTCTTCTTTAACGACGAATATCCCATCTTTGCTGCTAAACATTTGATGTGTGCAGCCGCAGAAACTGGTATTCCTACTAATAAAATCAAGCACTACTTTGGCACAGCAGCTTACGAGGTAGCAAAACTCCTGTTAGCCCAAGGGCATCTAAATAAAGGTCGTAATGGACTGTGGGCAAAAGGCTATCCCCATAAAGATGTTAACTTTCGGGGTGGCTTATCCCAAACTACCATCAAGCTAGTAGATGCAGAATCAGGGGAAGAACTAGAGGAAATCTCAGAAGATATTGCTCACCGAGAAGTCCATCCCCAAGCCATCTACAAACGACAAGATGCCAATGGACGAATGCTGACTTATCAGTGCATCTCCCTTGACTTGAACAGCAAGCAAGCAATATTAAAACAGACAGCAGATAGCTCACTGTTTACAGTTGCAGTTACAGAGTCAGAAACCAGCAGCCTAACAGTGCTGACTGATCCGGTGAAGTTACCATTGCTGTTTTCTCAACTCAGTGAAGTTGATGACTGTCAGGAATACTTAACTCTGGAACTTAGTTTTGGTGAAGTTAAACACATTACCAGTGGTTACAGTTTAATGACCCAAATCTATGAGCAGACTTGTTTGAACAAGCGGTGTCTTAACTACAAAGAGCCGCTACCTAAAGAACGTCGTTGTCCACTTTGTAGCAAACTCACACGCAAAGCTGTAATTGTGAAAACCCTGTCAGAAGAAAAGTTTGAGCAGCCTTTCCGTACTCAATTTTCAGCACCAATGGTCAAAGTAGCGATTAACTCAAGTGCGCGGGAATACCTCCAGCACAATACCAAAGAAACTAGAACCAATTTAACCCGCAGTGGAGAACCGATTCCACCGGGCTATCAACAGTTGTGGGAATATTCCAGTACCTTGATTGCTATCCACAGCTTTGGGCATCAAATTATGAGAGCGTTACAGCTGGTGGCTAGAGTTGACCCAAAACAGGTGAATTTTACAGTAGTGAAGGAGTTAGGGGGGGAAAATAACAATTACACAGGCTATTTCTATGATACCAGTGATGGTGGTAATGGTGCGGCTGAAGCTGTGTTTAAGCATTTGCCAAAACTTGCTGGTGCTGCTAAAGCGATCGCACGGGATTGTAATTGCGATACTGGCTGTGCCAAGTGTATAATTCAACATGGTTGCCCTGATGGTAACACTGCTTTATTGAAGCAAATGGGATTACTGTTGTTAGATGCGATCGCCTCCGGTCGGTCGGAGACCATCGCCTCCGACAAAACGTAG
- a CDS encoding DUF5674 family protein — protein sequence MIEIIRVRATPEQIEQMLQELKFYIKVAVDIEHRILAGGGEMHFYCEQALLEDGSKQSDIWAASFRPDTQQIIYESMVNLRPRQNRSMEIMDVKIRDIVAAIIMEFLG from the coding sequence TTGATTGAGATTATTAGAGTTCGTGCTACACCGGAGCAAATTGAACAGATGCTACAAGAGTTAAAGTTTTATATTAAGGTAGCGGTGGATATTGAGCATCGGATTCTGGCTGGGGGAGGTGAAATGCACTTTTACTGTGAACAGGCGTTGCTAGAAGATGGCAGTAAGCAGAGTGATATTTGGGCTGCTAGTTTTAGACCTGATACACAACAGATAATCTATGAGTCTATGGTTAATCTGCGTCCCAGACAGAATCGTTCAATGGAAATTATGGACGTTAAAATTAGAGATATTGTTGCCGCAATTATTATGGAGTTTCTGGGATGA